A single window of Hyla sarda isolate aHylSar1 chromosome 2, aHylSar1.hap1, whole genome shotgun sequence DNA harbors:
- the GPR180 gene encoding integral membrane protein GPR180 isoform X2, translating to MLGLLLAALSLLPHTAWAKTVHGSFDSALAWHSRGQNIFTFLFHVPLNQTEYNYTLPQIISPVAWYAIYVDKYTCLMSYEDPRTDEITFQVTLLNPDAAGNPFDHFGADESGLHEFFFLLVLVYFVAACIYIQALWQTIKKGGPMHTVLKVLSNALLLQVVSALANYLHFSWYAKDGKGAPFIGSLAELCDIASEVQMLYLLLSLCVGWTLSRMKKSQSRPLQWDSTPTSTGIAVIAVIAQVILLIWEQFDDTNHHSFHAHQSLAGILLIVMKVCLAASLACGLYQIITVERSTMKRQFYITFAKGCFLWFLCHPCFVAISYLFKEYQREKVITVGVILSQSLSMIILYRLFLSHSLYWEVSSLSSVTLPLTVSHKSRYYS from the exons ATGCTCGGGCTGCTGCTGGCCGCGTTATCGCTTCTACCGCACACGGCATGGGCCAAAACTGTGCACGGCAGCTTTGACAGCGCTCTGGCGTGGCACAGCCGGGGGCAGAACATCTTCACCTTCCTGTTTCATG ttcCTTTGAACCAAACTGAATATAACTACACTCTGCCACAGATCATTTCTCCTGTTGCATGGTATGCCATATATGTGGACAAATACACCTGTCTCATGAGCTacgaggaccccaggacagatgAGATCACGTTTCAGGTCACCTTGTTGAATCCTGATGCAGCAGGGAATCCTTTTGATCATTTTGGGGCAGATGAGTCTG GTTtacatgaattttttttcctgctggtGCTTGTGTATTTTGTTGCGGCTTGTATATACATTCAGGCACTGTGGCAGACCATTAAGAAAGGGGGGCCGATGCATACTGTCCTGAAAGTGCTGTCAAATGCACTGTTGCTGCAAGTCGTCTCTGCCTTGGCAAACTATCTACATTTCTCCTG GTATGCCAAAGATGGCAAAGGTGCCCCTTTCATTGGCAGTTTGGCAGAAT TATGTGATATAGCCTCAGAGGTACAGATGTTATACTTGCTCCTTAGCCTGTGTGTGGGTTGGACTCTCAGCAGAATGAAGAAATCACAGTCGAGACCTCTTCAGTGGGATTCTACACCCACTTCTACAGGAATTGCTGTCATTGCGGTCATTGCTCAG GTCATTTTACTTATTTGGGAACAGTTTGACGACACCAATCACCACAGTTTTCATGCCCATCAGAGCCTGGCTGGCATACTCCTCATTGTCATGAAAGTTTGCCTAGCGGCCTCATTGGCATGTGGTCTATACCAGATTATCACAGTTGAGAGAAGCACAATGAAACGACAGTTCTACATCACATTCGCCAAA GGTTGTTTCTTGTGGTTCTTGTGCCACCCATGTTTTGTTGCCATCTCTTACCTGTTTAAAGAGTATCAAAGAGAAAAG GTGATCACTGTGGGAGTCATCCTGTCTCAGTCGCTCTCCATGATTATTCTGTATAGACTCTTCTTGTCACATAGTCTTTATTGGGAGGTATCTTCCCTTTCATCAGTGACCCTTCCATTAACTGTATCACACAAAAGTCGGTATTACTCTTGA
- the GPR180 gene encoding integral membrane protein GPR180 isoform X1: MLGLLLAALSLLPHTAWAKTVHGSFDSALAWHSRGQNIFTFLFHGEQAVLRVRISNVAAAVGKDAALYLYQDEEWMKMHGSMEEYSCPERLSLAQASIPLNQTEYNYTLPQIISPVAWYAIYVDKYTCLMSYEDPRTDEITFQVTLLNPDAAGNPFDHFGADESGLHEFFFLLVLVYFVAACIYIQALWQTIKKGGPMHTVLKVLSNALLLQVVSALANYLHFSWYAKDGKGAPFIGSLAELCDIASEVQMLYLLLSLCVGWTLSRMKKSQSRPLQWDSTPTSTGIAVIAVIAQVILLIWEQFDDTNHHSFHAHQSLAGILLIVMKVCLAASLACGLYQIITVERSTMKRQFYITFAKGCFLWFLCHPCFVAISYLFKEYQREKVITVGVILSQSLSMIILYRLFLSHSLYWEVSSLSSVTLPLTVSHKSRYYS; the protein is encoded by the exons ATGCTCGGGCTGCTGCTGGCCGCGTTATCGCTTCTACCGCACACGGCATGGGCCAAAACTGTGCACGGCAGCTTTGACAGCGCTCTGGCGTGGCACAGCCGGGGGCAGAACATCTTCACCTTCCTGTTTCATG GCGAGCAGGCCGTCCTACGTGTCCGCATCAGCAATGTTGCAGCAGCGGTTGGGAAAGACGCCGCCCTGTATCTGTACCAGGATGAAGAATGGATGAAGATGCACGGGAGCATGGAGGAGTACAGCTGTCCTGAAAGACTGTCCCTTGCACAAGCATCAA ttcCTTTGAACCAAACTGAATATAACTACACTCTGCCACAGATCATTTCTCCTGTTGCATGGTATGCCATATATGTGGACAAATACACCTGTCTCATGAGCTacgaggaccccaggacagatgAGATCACGTTTCAGGTCACCTTGTTGAATCCTGATGCAGCAGGGAATCCTTTTGATCATTTTGGGGCAGATGAGTCTG GTTtacatgaattttttttcctgctggtGCTTGTGTATTTTGTTGCGGCTTGTATATACATTCAGGCACTGTGGCAGACCATTAAGAAAGGGGGGCCGATGCATACTGTCCTGAAAGTGCTGTCAAATGCACTGTTGCTGCAAGTCGTCTCTGCCTTGGCAAACTATCTACATTTCTCCTG GTATGCCAAAGATGGCAAAGGTGCCCCTTTCATTGGCAGTTTGGCAGAAT TATGTGATATAGCCTCAGAGGTACAGATGTTATACTTGCTCCTTAGCCTGTGTGTGGGTTGGACTCTCAGCAGAATGAAGAAATCACAGTCGAGACCTCTTCAGTGGGATTCTACACCCACTTCTACAGGAATTGCTGTCATTGCGGTCATTGCTCAG GTCATTTTACTTATTTGGGAACAGTTTGACGACACCAATCACCACAGTTTTCATGCCCATCAGAGCCTGGCTGGCATACTCCTCATTGTCATGAAAGTTTGCCTAGCGGCCTCATTGGCATGTGGTCTATACCAGATTATCACAGTTGAGAGAAGCACAATGAAACGACAGTTCTACATCACATTCGCCAAA GGTTGTTTCTTGTGGTTCTTGTGCCACCCATGTTTTGTTGCCATCTCTTACCTGTTTAAAGAGTATCAAAGAGAAAAG GTGATCACTGTGGGAGTCATCCTGTCTCAGTCGCTCTCCATGATTATTCTGTATAGACTCTTCTTGTCACATAGTCTTTATTGGGAGGTATCTTCCCTTTCATCAGTGACCCTTCCATTAACTGTATCACACAAAAGTCGGTATTACTCTTGA